Proteins co-encoded in one Hypomesus transpacificus isolate Combined female unplaced genomic scaffold, fHypTra1 scaffold_124, whole genome shotgun sequence genomic window:
- the si:ch211-199g17.9 gene encoding uncharacterized protein si:ch211-199g17.9 has protein sequence MSFSSGSSFNIEDIMKPPMIEGADGKPKVEQLMTKLRMLQQGNRVLEDELKEAQSTNDSLQLELDSVQTKAYQLEGIHKETDESCRVLQFQCEEIEQDTNR, from the exons ATGAGTTTTTCGTCAG GTTCGTCCTTTAACATTGAGGATATTATGAAACCTCCCATGATTGAAG GTGCTGATGGAAAACCTAAAGTTGAGCAGCTAATGACCAAACTCAGAATGCTGCAACAAG GAAATAGGGTTCTGGAGGATGAGTTAAAGGAGGCCCAGTCAACCAACGATTCCCTGCAACTGGAGCTGGACAGTg TGCAGACAAAGGCTTACCAACTGGAGGGAATCCATAAAGAGACAGATG AGTCATGCAGGGTCCTGCAGTTCCAGTGTGAGGAGATTGAGCAGGACACCAATAGGTGA
- the fam83hb gene encoding protein FAM83H — protein MAHRSQSSSVGDNPMDPNYLPPHYREEYRLAIDALVEDDDLQGYYEFLQTSDVVNFLAQTEIEHIKATVKTPNQGPTVPQLSYHEGTLGTDGSSDTYWPVHSDLDAPGLDLGWPMQQHSFVGPTEVTTLVNPSEPNMPSIKEQARRLIKNAQQVIAVVMDMFTDVDIFSDLLDAAARHVPVYILLDEQNAHHFFAMVTNCKVNLDMVHMMRVRTVSGVTYFCRTGKSFKGQVKDRFLLADCRAVLSGNYSFMWSYEKLHRCIAHLFLGELVTTFDEEFRILFAQSQPLSAEHALVPHSSSETGSTSSYYSNQFGLKRTQSTRNPHGYLRQPELPMYPFGDSGRNSALQFRRDDIFRHSMDPGAGITIGKFAASQQFRQQQSFLEQGRSMVSRQIEMSASASAYKRHSYAEGTQEIYSSSRQYMKQRVMNNLEETEQHHQREQSQSSRYHHGGGSGLGPGSGHEHYDRLRGSASHLPIEQYSDPGFPSDPEPPPHGDYARNIFSSEDLRHDPGNTQPPVAGRYGEGSTHKRPTVGQPYACQSSPTQLHPPEKQVFPTSADPERSPDAKDGLRNWRIHSFLSTCEDGEEGLPLPMGGDAFEDPQQTQQHAGPEDSAPRFGMKEPSSFLKSRPEPLRPRFGKPILPDNNNAPTSTAAERAAERQKEREQGKPREVGVDVEMNEAPDSILSRHESFRTRLNPLLQRSSRLRSSLIFSSSKMETHNSGLGLQPATEEDEESNPIRTSSIVAQILEKRRSLSREPYDWRKKTEEKEKEDDKTRGNKESAIQEDPPKSIHEVPKNPLNVWEPPKPLTTETQNPEPSYTNMNDPASRLQYFQELAAKRKASKVVTESGLNNPEPASKSDLSHSQPPKVTLKGPDPVPPKTDLSDTTVPKTAITVTPPETEPLKPEVESKPVGLIRKLSFTSTKPPVITAKPFIARHKSTENTPAQKEESDALKEPTRTLKPFPSPKFFKRETFKPSKTSSLRRVSCDEKVLTTDATDTEKSELKKIRSLSSSSMAKAESKEGIQKTTGSNTSLNTLGVGGDGKADGKPLDFLKKQTQRLKGFLGPKDKKTTTIASVVEDKSMSTVQESSEESGRPLSPPAKDTTSTTNHKATSKVGPSRYQTTGSSVLFSSNLRDDTKVILEQISANSQKNRLEREEASGGEKGSDEEKKLERQPSIKKNRFLRPQSNPQEREGLLQRIESMRKEKKVYSRFEMGNNLG, from the exons ATGGCCCACCGCTCTCAGAGTTCCTCTGTGGGGGACAACCCCATGGATCCCAACTATCTGCCCCCCCATTACCGGGAGGAGTACCGCCTCGCCATCGACGCTCTGGTGGAGGATGATGACTTGCAG GGCTACTATGAATTCCTTCAAACCTCAGACGTGGTGAACTTTCTCGCACAGACGGAGATTGAGCATATCAAGGCTACAGTTAAGACCCCTAACCAGGGCCCGACTGTACCCCAGCTCTCCTATCACGAGGGGACCCTGGGAACAGACGGCTCGTCAGATACATACTGGCCAGTGCACTCTGACCTGGACGCCCCGGGTCTGGACCTTGGTTGGCCGATGCAGCAGCACAGCTTTGTAGGTCCTACGGAGGTGACGACGCTGGTTAACCCTTCAGAACCCAACATGCCCAGTATCAAAGAGCAAGCCAGGCGTCTCATTAAGAATGCACAGCAG GTGATTGCTGTGGTGATGGACATGTTTACAGATGTAGACATATTTTCTGACCTTTTGGATGCAGCAGCACGTCATGTCCCTGTCTACATTCTATTAGATGAGCAAAATGCCCATCACTTTTTCGCGATGGTGACCAACTGCAAAGTCAACCTGGACATGGTTCAT ATGATGCGCGTGCGAACAGTATCAGGTGTCACATATTTCTGCAGGACAGGCAAGTCCTTCAAAGGGCAGGTGAAGGACCGCTTCCTATTGGCTGACTGCAGGGCTGTGCTAAGTGGAAACTACAG TTTTATGTGGTCTTATGAAAAGCTCCATCGCTGCATTGCCCACCTCTtcctgggagagcttgtcacaACATTTGATGAAGAGTTCCGTATCCTGTTTGCCCAATCACAGCCACTTTCTGCAGAACACGCCCTCGTGCCCCACTCGTCCTCAGAGACTGGCAGCACCAGCAGTTACTATAGCAACCAGTTCGGTCTGAAAAGAACTCAATCCACAAGGAATCCCCATGGTTACCTGCGACAACCAGAACTACCCATGTACCCCTTTGGTGATTCTGGCCGTAACTCTGCTCTTCAATTCCGAAGAGATGACATCTTTCGTCACTCCATGGATCCCGGGGCAGGAATAACCATTGGGAAGTTTGCAGCATCGCAGCAATTCCGGCAGCAGCAGTCGTTCCTGGAGCAGGGCCGCTCCATGGTGTCCAGGCAGATAGAGATGAGTGCCAGTGCCAGTGCCTACAAGAGACACAGCTATGCAGAGGGCACCCAGGAAATCTACTCATCCTCCAGACAGTACATGAAGCAGAGAGTTATGAACAACCTGGAGGAGACCGAGCAGCACCACCAAAG AGAACAAAGCCAGTCGAGCCGCTACCACCATGGCGGGGGGTCAGGTTTAGGTCCTGGCTCTGGCCACGAACACTACGATAGACTCCGTGGTTCTGCCTCTCACCTTCCTATAGAGCAGTACTCTGACCCAGGATTCCCCTCAGACCCAGAGCCCCCTCCTCACGGGGACTACGCTCGTAACATCTTTTCCTCTGAGGACCTGAGACACGACCCGGGAAACACACAACCCCCAGTTGCAGGGAGATATGGGGAAGGATCAACCCACAAAAGGCCCACTGTGGGCCAGCCGTATGCCTGCCAGAGCTCCCCCACCCAGCTCCACCCACCAGAGAAGCAGGTGTTCCCAACATCAGCAGATCCGGAGCGGAGCCCCGACGCCAAGGATGGGCTTAGGAACTGGAGGATCCATTCCTTCCTGAGCACCTGTGAGGATGGTGAAGAGGGCCTACCCCTGCCTATGGGAGGCGATGCATTTGAAGACCCCCAACAAACCCAGCAGCACGCTGGCCCAGAGGACTCTGCACCCCGCTTCGGTATGAAGGAGCCTTCAAGCTTCTTGAAGTCCAGACCAGAGCCTCTGAGGCCACGCTTTGGCAAGCCCATCCTGCCAGACAACAACAATGCTCCAACCTCCACGGCAGCAGAGAGAGCGgctgagagacaaaaagagagagagcaagggaaacCCCGGGAAGTGGGAGTAGATGTGGAGATGAATGAAGCTCCGGATAGCATACTCTCCAGACACGAGTCTTTCCGTACGCGCCTCAATCCACTCCTACAGCGAAGTTCTCGTCTGCGCTCCTCTCtaatcttctcctcctccaagaTGGAGACACACAACAGTGGCCTTGGCCTCCAACCAGCCACTGAGGAAGATGAGGAAAGCAACCCAATCCGCACTTCCTCTATTGTTGCACAAATCTTAGAAAAGAGGAGGTCTTTGTCCCGGGAACCCTATGATTGGAGGAAAAAaacagaagagaaggagaaagaagatGACAAAACACGAGGGAATAAAGAGAGTGCGATTCAAGAGGACCCCCCCAAAAGCATACATGAAGTGCCTAAGAACCCTTTAAATGTCTGGGAACCCCCAAAACCACTCACAACAGAGACGCAAAATCCTGAGCCCTCATACACGAACATGAACGATCCAGCAAGTCGACTTCAGTACTTCCAAGAGCTGGCAGCCAAGAGAAAGGCCTCAAAGGTCGTGACAGAGTCAGGGTTAAATAATCCAGAACCTGCCTCCAAAAGCGACCTGTCTCACTCACAGCCTCCCAAGGTTACTCTCAAAGGCCCAGACCCTGTCCCCCCAAAAACGGACCTATCTGACACCACGGTGCCTAAAACTGCCATCACAGTCACTCCACCAGAGACAGAACCACTGAAGCCAGAGGTTGAAAGCAAACCGGTGGGGCTGATTCGTAAACTTTCATTCACATCTACCAAACCACCCGTGATCACAGCCAAACCTTTCATAGCCAGGCACAAGAGTACTGAGAATACCCCAGCTCAGAAAGAAGAGTCAGACGCTCTGAAGGAGCCCACCAGGACTCTGAAGCCCTTCCCCTCACCGAAGTTCTTCAAGAGAGAAACGTTCAAGCCTTCAAAGACCTCCAGCTTGCGCCGTGTCTCCTGCGACGAGAAGGTCCTGACCACGGACGCCACTGACACGGAGAAGAGCGAGCTGAAGAAGATCCgctccctcagctcctccagcatGGCAAAGGCCGAGTCCAAGGAGGGGATTCAAAAGACCACAGGTTCTAATACCTCTCTCAACACGCTTGGGGTCGGAGGAGACGGCAAAGCAGATGGGAAACCGCTAGACTTCCTAAAGAAGCAGACGCAAAGACTGAAAGGATTCCTCGGGCCAAAAGATAAGAAAACCACCACCATTGCTTCCGTTGTGGAGGACAAGAGTATGAGTACTGTTCAGGAGTCCTCCGAGGAGTCTGGAAGACCTTTGAGCCCACCTGCTAAAGACACCACCTCAACAACCAATCACAAAGCCACATCAAAAGTAGGTCCATCGCGCTACCAAACCACCGGCAGCTCTGTTTTGTTCAGCAGCAACCTGAGAGACGACACAAAGGTCATCCTGGAGCAGATCTCAGCCAACAGTCAGAAGAACCGTCTGGAGCGAGAGGAGGCGAGTGGtggggagaaagggagtgaCGAGGAGAAGAAGTTGGAAAGACAGCCCTCAATAAAGAAAAACCGGTTCCTGAGACCTCAGTCTAAtccccaggagagagagggactgttGCAAAGGATTGAGAgcatgaggaaggagaagaaggtcTACAGCCGCTTTGAG ATGGGGAATAACCTGGGATAA